A genome region from Variovorax paradoxus includes the following:
- a CDS encoding TonB-dependent siderophore receptor: MPVLLSNRSDRRSVRSPHSRPSRQFARALRGALAVLPVVAAVQALPALAQAQPAAARDYAIAAGPLGTVLSQFASQAGILLSSDAALTAGLNGSAVRGRFTVDEGFAVALAGTGLQAVRGAGNVYALQRNQSSDTLSEVRVTGQRTASLAPVTVTASAEEESGKGPGKGFVAQRSTGGTKTDTPLLETPQSVSVVTRDQMDSQGATTLVESLRYTPGIVAQYGNTDLRLDWLTLRGFTPPARYLDNLRLPFGARGYSQPRIEPWGLERVEVVKGPSSVLYGQSTPGGLVNMVSKRPTLETVRQVEVQLGSHNRRQTAFDFGGAIDDDGVLSYRLVGLHREADTSYDYVSEKKSYFAPSLTIRPSDATRITLMAHWQTLDSPGGGGAPALPSAGTLDTSRYAALPTRAFVGEPGYDRFNNRQHFVGYEAEHKLNDTFTLRQNLRYGKVDAYTQRVQAFCLTACNPSSLLRYAWAFPETAKLLTVDTQVQADFHTGPVRHTALAGIDYSDEKSSFDETNLRIITTPFNAYLPVYGRDSGQVPSVATHIDQQRRQTGFYLQDQMHWNRWSLVLAGRQDRAITDTRTLTMAPLRLANADQRDGKFTGRAALMYSFDNGVVPYLSYSTSFQPAAGTDRQGNVFQPTTGKQTEVGVKYQPAGTKALITAAAYELTQQNVLTPDPLSRAFSEQTGEVRVRGLELEARGEVLKGLDAIASYAYTDSRVTRANPNASGVSIQGNRFAYVPQRQAAFWLEYAFQNEALAGLSVGGGVRHTSATYGDNANLFRIPGVTLFDAAVRWDLGRQSPALKGVRLALNVANVSDKTYVATCLSSTGCYYGERRSVYFTAGYSW, from the coding sequence ATGCCTGTGCTCCTGTCGAACCGCTCCGACCGCCGTTCCGTCCGCTCCCCCCATTCGCGCCCGTCGCGGCAGTTCGCACGCGCCCTGCGCGGCGCACTGGCCGTGCTTCCCGTGGTGGCGGCCGTGCAGGCGCTGCCCGCCTTGGCCCAGGCACAACCCGCCGCCGCGCGCGACTACGCCATTGCCGCCGGCCCGCTGGGCACCGTGCTGAGCCAGTTCGCGAGCCAGGCCGGCATCCTGCTGTCGAGCGACGCCGCGCTCACCGCCGGCCTCAACGGCTCGGCCGTGCGCGGCCGGTTCACGGTCGATGAAGGCTTTGCCGTCGCGCTCGCCGGTACCGGGCTGCAGGCCGTGCGCGGCGCCGGCAACGTGTACGCCCTGCAGCGCAACCAGTCCTCCGACACCTTGTCCGAAGTCCGTGTCACGGGCCAGCGCACCGCTTCGCTCGCGCCGGTCACCGTCACCGCCAGCGCCGAGGAAGAAAGCGGCAAGGGCCCGGGCAAGGGCTTCGTCGCGCAGCGCAGCACCGGCGGCACCAAGACCGATACGCCACTGCTCGAAACGCCACAGTCCGTCTCGGTGGTCACGCGCGACCAGATGGATTCGCAGGGCGCCACCACGCTGGTGGAAAGCCTGCGCTACACGCCCGGCATCGTCGCGCAGTACGGCAACACCGACCTGCGGCTGGACTGGCTGACGCTGCGCGGGTTCACGCCGCCCGCGCGCTACCTCGACAACCTGCGCCTGCCCTTCGGGGCGCGTGGCTACTCGCAACCGCGCATCGAGCCCTGGGGCCTGGAGCGCGTCGAAGTGGTGAAGGGGCCGTCGTCGGTGCTGTACGGCCAGTCGACGCCCGGCGGCCTGGTGAACATGGTGAGCAAGCGCCCGACGCTGGAGACCGTGCGCCAGGTCGAGGTCCAGCTCGGCAGCCACAACCGCCGCCAGACGGCCTTCGATTTCGGCGGTGCGATCGACGACGACGGCGTCCTGAGCTACCGCCTGGTCGGCCTGCACCGCGAGGCCGACACCTCGTACGACTACGTGTCCGAGAAGAAGAGCTACTTCGCACCGTCGCTCACCATCCGCCCATCGGACGCCACCCGCATCACCCTGATGGCGCACTGGCAGACGCTCGACTCGCCCGGTGGCGGCGGCGCGCCCGCGCTGCCGTCCGCCGGCACGCTGGACACCAGCCGGTATGCCGCGCTCCCCACGCGCGCCTTTGTCGGCGAACCCGGCTACGACCGCTTCAACAACCGCCAGCACTTCGTCGGCTACGAGGCCGAGCACAAGCTGAACGACACCTTCACGCTGCGCCAGAACCTGCGCTACGGCAAGGTCGATGCGTACACGCAGCGCGTGCAGGCCTTCTGCCTGACGGCCTGCAACCCGTCGTCGCTGCTGCGCTATGCATGGGCCTTCCCCGAAACGGCCAAGCTGCTGACCGTCGACACCCAGGTGCAGGCCGACTTCCACACCGGCCCGGTGCGCCACACGGCACTGGCGGGCATCGACTACTCCGACGAGAAGTCGTCGTTCGACGAGACCAACCTGCGCATCATCACGACGCCGTTCAACGCCTACCTGCCGGTATACGGCCGCGACAGCGGCCAGGTGCCATCGGTCGCCACGCACATCGACCAGCAGCGCCGCCAGACCGGCTTCTACCTGCAGGACCAGATGCACTGGAACCGCTGGAGCCTGGTGCTCGCCGGGCGCCAGGATCGCGCGATCACCGACACCCGCACGCTCACCATGGCGCCGCTGCGCCTGGCCAACGCCGACCAGCGCGACGGCAAGTTCACCGGCCGCGCGGCGCTGATGTACAGCTTCGACAACGGCGTGGTGCCCTACCTGAGCTACTCGACCTCGTTCCAGCCCGCGGCCGGCACCGACCGCCAGGGCAACGTCTTCCAGCCGACCACCGGCAAGCAGACCGAAGTGGGCGTGAAGTACCAGCCCGCGGGCACCAAGGCGCTGATCACCGCGGCCGCCTACGAGCTGACGCAGCAGAACGTGCTCACGCCCGACCCGCTCAGCCGCGCGTTCAGCGAGCAGACCGGCGAAGTGCGCGTGCGCGGCCTCGAGCTCGAGGCGCGCGGCGAGGTGCTCAAGGGCCTGGATGCCATCGCCTCCTACGCCTACACGGACAGCCGCGTGACGCGAGCCAATCCGAACGCCTCGGGCGTGAGCATCCAGGGCAACCGATTCGCCTACGTTCCGCAGCGCCAGGCCGCCTTCTGGCTCGAGTACGCATTCCAGAACGAGGCACTGGCCGGCCTCAGCGTGGGCGGCGGCGTGCGGCACACCAGCGCCACCTACGGCGACAACGCGAACCTGTTCCGCATTCCGGGCGTGACGCTGTTCGACGCCGCGGTGCGCTGGGACCTGGGACGGCAGTCTCCTGCCCTGAAGGGCGTGCGCCTGGCGCTCAACGTGGCCAACGTGTCCGACAAGACCTATGTGGCAACCTGCCTGTCATCCACGGGCTGCTACTACGGAGAACGCCGCAGCGTGTACTTCACCGCCGGCTACAGCTGGTAG
- a CDS encoding FecR family protein — translation MQSDTAAVPAFEDLQQAAEWFAVLQAGAVSDADRSRWQSWLATGPRQRAAWQRVETISGEFTGLANLPARRVLEQRGAASANRRRSVLRALALVPVAGLAGWTVSRQVAWRGWVAAHRTGTGERREIVLADGSRLWLNTATALDVEFSATLRRIVLHRGEVLVTSGHDEASPARPLVVDVPQGRLTALGTRFAVRHEDDGAVRLAVFEGAVASQPSGGGDSLTLVAGQQARLFADHVEEPEPLAGYGDDWTRGVLVADGMRLGDFIAELARYRPGYLGCAPEVADMRIVGAYPLADTERILSALQSTLPVRVRRPMPWWTVVEAAHGAAKR, via the coding sequence ATGCAGTCCGACACCGCCGCGGTGCCCGCCTTCGAGGACCTGCAGCAGGCCGCCGAATGGTTCGCCGTGCTGCAGGCCGGCGCCGTGAGCGACGCCGACCGTTCGCGCTGGCAGTCATGGCTGGCCACGGGCCCGCGGCAACGCGCCGCCTGGCAGCGCGTGGAGACCATCTCGGGCGAGTTCACGGGCCTGGCCAACCTGCCCGCGCGACGTGTGCTCGAGCAGCGCGGCGCCGCGTCGGCCAACCGCCGGCGCTCGGTGCTGCGCGCGCTGGCGCTGGTGCCGGTGGCCGGCCTTGCCGGCTGGACGGTCTCGCGGCAGGTAGCGTGGCGCGGCTGGGTCGCGGCACACCGCACCGGCACCGGCGAGCGGCGCGAGATCGTTCTGGCCGACGGCAGCCGCCTGTGGCTCAACACCGCCACGGCGCTCGACGTCGAGTTCTCCGCCACGCTGCGCCGCATCGTGCTCCACAGGGGCGAGGTGCTGGTCACCAGCGGCCACGACGAAGCCTCCCCCGCGCGCCCGCTCGTGGTCGACGTGCCGCAGGGCCGGCTGACCGCGCTGGGCACCCGCTTCGCCGTGCGCCACGAGGACGACGGCGCCGTGCGGCTCGCGGTGTTCGAAGGCGCAGTGGCATCGCAGCCCAGCGGCGGCGGCGATTCGCTCACCCTGGTGGCCGGGCAACAGGCCCGCCTGTTCGCCGACCATGTCGAGGAGCCCGAACCCCTTGCCGGCTACGGCGACGACTGGACGCGCGGCGTGCTCGTGGCCGACGGCATGCGCCTGGGCGACTTCATCGCCGAACTGGCCCGCTACCGCCCCGGCTACCTTGGCTGCGCTCCAGAGGTGGCGGACATGCGCATCGTGGGTGCCTATCCGTTGGCGGACACCGAGCGCATCCTGTCGGCGCTGCAGTCCACGCTGCCGGTGCGGGTGCGGCGGCCGATGCCGTGGTGGACGGTGGTCGAAGCCGCGCACGGCGCGGCGAAACGCTGA
- a CDS encoding sigma-70 family RNA polymerase sigma factor yields MSALPLPSEPASIDAIYREHHGWLLGWFRRRLGGASCAADLAHDTFVRLMTSRDAQQLNEPRAFLRTLAHGVVVNHWRRQDIERAWLDALAVLPEPLAPSPEERFLAFETLCRIDAMLDRLNPKARTAFLLSQLDGLAYAEIAVQLKVSERMVKKYMAQAMLQCLLLTSS; encoded by the coding sequence GTGTCCGCCCTCCCGCTGCCGTCAGAACCGGCATCCATCGATGCGATCTACCGCGAACACCACGGCTGGCTGCTAGGCTGGTTCCGCCGGCGGCTGGGCGGCGCGTCGTGCGCCGCCGACCTGGCCCACGACACCTTCGTGCGCCTGATGACGTCGCGCGACGCGCAGCAGCTCAACGAGCCCCGCGCCTTCCTGCGCACGCTGGCGCATGGCGTGGTCGTGAACCACTGGCGCCGCCAGGACATCGAACGCGCCTGGCTTGACGCACTGGCGGTGCTGCCCGAGCCGCTCGCACCTTCTCCCGAAGAGCGCTTCCTGGCGTTCGAGACACTGTGCCGCATCGACGCCATGCTCGACCGGCTCAATCCCAAGGCACGCACGGCGTTCCTGCTGTCGCAGCTCGACGGCCTCGCCTATGCCGAGATCGCGGTGCAGCTGAAGGTGTCCGAGCGCATGGTCAAGAAATACATGGCGCAGGCCATGCTGCAATGCCTGCTGCTGACGAGTTCCTGA
- a CDS encoding peptidoglycan D,D-transpeptidase FtsI family protein, with product MNPNGRIRYGSSPLLASPTPVWRSKFIVASIAFSFVLLAGRAAYVQIFDNDFFQHQGEVRYQRTLELPANRGRILDRNGLILASDMPAPSIWAIPEDIERSDPDTQSKLRQAAKLLGMAQKDFDKKLEDEDKSFVWLKRQVDEPIARQVAALNIKGIYLRRDYRRQYPEGEAAAHLAGFTNVEDVGQEGVELAFNQELAGKSGSRHVIKDRLGHIVEDTEDQVPPTEGHDVQLSIDDRVQFVAYEKIRDAVIANKARAGSVVVVDARTGELLAMANYPSYDPNDRHNLTGEQLRNRAMTDVFEPGSTMKPITVATALQLGRVTPNTIIDTNPGRITVAGATIHDDENFGVLTVQGVIQKSSNVGATRISQRMSAQEMWDSFTAVGLGQKPQTPFPGAVTGRLRPWKSWRPIEQATMSYGYGLSASLFQIAHAYTAFAHDGEVIPVSLLKNTGEAPAGVHVFSPLVASEVRQMMHLAAAPGGTAPLAQTVGYSVGGKTGTAHKQVGKGYASNKYRAWYTGMSPIDKPRVIVAVMVDEPSAGKYFGGLVAAPVFSQVVQQTLRILNVVPDLAVAPMAH from the coding sequence ATGAATCCCAATGGCCGCATCCGCTACGGCAGCAGTCCGCTGCTCGCCAGCCCCACCCCCGTGTGGCGCAGCAAGTTCATCGTGGCCAGCATCGCTTTCAGCTTCGTGCTGCTGGCGGGCCGCGCCGCGTATGTGCAGATCTTCGACAACGACTTCTTCCAGCACCAGGGCGAGGTGCGCTACCAGCGCACGCTCGAGCTGCCGGCCAACCGGGGCCGCATCCTCGACCGCAACGGACTGATCCTGGCGTCCGACATGCCCGCGCCCAGCATCTGGGCGATTCCCGAGGACATCGAGCGCAGTGACCCGGACACGCAATCGAAGCTCAGGCAGGCCGCCAAGCTGCTCGGCATGGCGCAGAAGGACTTCGACAAGAAGCTCGAGGACGAGGACAAGAGCTTCGTGTGGCTCAAGCGCCAGGTCGACGAACCCATCGCCAGGCAGGTGGCAGCGCTCAACATCAAGGGCATCTACCTGCGGCGCGACTACCGCCGCCAGTACCCCGAGGGCGAGGCCGCGGCCCACCTGGCAGGCTTCACCAACGTGGAAGATGTCGGGCAGGAAGGCGTGGAGCTGGCGTTCAACCAGGAGCTGGCCGGCAAGTCGGGCTCGCGCCACGTCATCAAGGACCGGCTGGGCCACATCGTCGAGGACACCGAGGACCAGGTGCCCCCGACCGAGGGCCACGACGTGCAGCTGAGCATCGACGACCGCGTGCAGTTCGTGGCCTACGAGAAGATCCGCGATGCCGTCATCGCCAACAAGGCGCGCGCGGGCAGCGTGGTGGTGGTCGACGCCCGCACCGGCGAACTGCTGGCCATGGCCAACTACCCGAGCTACGACCCGAACGACCGACACAACCTCACCGGCGAGCAGTTGCGCAACCGCGCCATGACCGACGTGTTCGAGCCAGGCTCGACCATGAAGCCGATCACGGTCGCCACGGCGCTGCAGCTGGGCCGCGTCACACCCAACACCATCATCGACACCAACCCGGGCCGCATCACCGTGGCCGGCGCGACCATCCACGACGACGAGAACTTCGGCGTGCTGACGGTGCAGGGCGTGATCCAGAAGTCGAGCAACGTGGGCGCCACCAGGATCTCGCAGCGCATGTCGGCGCAGGAAATGTGGGACTCGTTCACCGCCGTGGGCCTGGGCCAGAAACCGCAGACGCCTTTTCCCGGCGCGGTGACCGGGCGGCTGCGGCCGTGGAAGTCGTGGCGGCCGATCGAGCAGGCCACCATGTCGTATGGCTACGGCCTGTCGGCCTCGCTGTTCCAGATCGCGCATGCCTACACCGCCTTCGCGCACGACGGCGAGGTGATTCCGGTGAGCCTGCTGAAGAACACCGGCGAAGCCCCGGCCGGCGTGCACGTGTTCTCGCCGCTCGTGGCCAGCGAAGTGCGTCAGATGATGCACCTGGCCGCCGCGCCCGGCGGCACCGCGCCGCTCGCGCAGACTGTGGGCTACTCGGTCGGCGGCAAGACCGGCACCGCCCACAAGCAGGTCGGCAAGGGCTACGCCAGCAACAAGTACCGCGCCTGGTACACCGGCATGTCGCCCATCGACAAGCCGCGGGTCATCGTCGCGGTGATGGTGGACGAGCCCAGTGCAGGCAAGTATTTCGGCGGGCTGGTGGCCGCGCCGGTGTTCAGCCAGGTGGTGCAGCAGACACTGCGCATCCTGAACGTGGTGCCCGACCTGGCTGTTGCGCCGATGGCTCACTGA
- a CDS encoding energy transducer TonB, whose product MCAGAARPTKAPSTRNCGRPRCSRRRPACRPRRRPRRFPRHRRLRLPAGSRSHACSARAPPPPVAKAPEPAPAPKAPDIALEREKKLKEQKEQKERELEKQQQQKKKELEARQRAEEEAEKKQEQQKKLAEQKKQQQEAEAKKAEAAKQAEAKKAEAAAKQAAADRAATLKRMQGLAGASGSDDSKGTALRTSGPSSGYAGRIAAAVRPNITFPDADTVNGNPAAEFEVSLAPDGTIVNVKLSKSSGLPGWDEAAERGLRKTDRLPRDTDGRIFPSLIVSLRPKR is encoded by the coding sequence GTGTGCGCTGGCGCAGCGAGGCCGACGAAGGCGCCGTCGACGCGGAACTGTGGTCGGCCACGGTGCAGCAGGCGGCGCCCCGCCTGCAGGCCCCGCAGGCGCCCGCGCCGGTTCCCACGCCACCGCCGCCTCCGCCTCCCCGCCGGCTCCCGCTCCCACGCCTGTTCCGCCCGCGCCCCTCCGCCGCCCGTTGCCAAGGCGCCCGAGCCCGCGCCTGCGCCGAAGGCACCCGACATTGCCCTGGAGCGCGAGAAGAAGCTCAAGGAGCAGAAGGAACAGAAGGAACGCGAGCTCGAGAAGCAGCAACAGCAGAAGAAGAAGGAACTCGAGGCCAGGCAGCGCGCCGAGGAAGAGGCCGAGAAGAAGCAGGAACAGCAGAAGAAGCTGGCCGAGCAGAAGAAGCAGCAGCAGGAAGCCGAAGCCAAGAAAGCGGAAGCCGCCAAGCAGGCCGAGGCCAAGAAGGCAGAGGCCGCTGCAAAGCAGGCTGCGGCCGACCGTGCCGCCACGCTCAAACGCATGCAGGGCCTGGCCGGCGCTAGCGGCAGCGACGACTCGAAGGGCACGGCCCTGCGCACCTCCGGTCCGTCGAGCGGTTATGCCGGACGCATCGCGGCCGCCGTGCGCCCGAACATCACCTTCCCCGATGCCGACACCGTGAACGGCAACCCGGCGGCGGAGTTCGAGGTGAGCCTGGCGCCCGACGGCACCATCGTCAACGTCAAGCTCAGCAAGTCGAGCGGCCTGCCGGGCTGGGACGAAGCGGCAGAGCGAGGCCTGCGCAAGACCGACAGGCTGCCGCGCGACACCGACGGGCGCATCTTCCCGTCGCTGATCGTCTCGCTGCGGCCCAAGCGCTGA
- a CDS encoding biopolymer transporter ExbD — protein sequence MPAVSSRGRGRRTINEINMVPFIDVMLVLLIIFMVTAPLITPSVINLPSVDRANKQPDKPIEIVIKSEDEVQIKKDPSSGSGGTSIPMTQIGSAAKTAQGGDDQRPVVISADKSVKYETVVKAMNQLKRSGIERVGLSVTTTGGK from the coding sequence ATGCCCGCCGTTTCATCCCGTGGCCGTGGCCGCCGGACGATCAACGAGATCAACATGGTCCCGTTCATCGACGTGATGCTGGTGCTGCTGATCATCTTCATGGTCACGGCTCCGCTCATCACGCCGAGCGTGATCAACCTGCCCTCGGTCGACCGCGCCAACAAGCAGCCGGACAAGCCGATCGAGATCGTCATCAAGAGCGAAGACGAAGTACAGATCAAGAAGGACCCGTCCAGCGGTTCGGGCGGCACCTCGATCCCCATGACGCAGATCGGCTCCGCCGCCAAGACCGCCCAGGGCGGCGACGACCAGCGCCCGGTGGTCATCAGCGCCGACAAGTCGGTGAAGTACGAGACCGTCGTGAAGGCCATGAACCAGCTCAAGCGCAGCGGCATCGAGCGCGTGGGCCTGTCGGTCACGACCACGGGCGGCAAATAA
- the tolQ gene encoding protein TolQ has protein sequence MNQDLSIINLLLHASFVVQLVVLLLVIVSIASWAAIIRKYFALRRMRALNDDFEREFWSGTSLNELFASAAQNAKFAGPMERIFASGMREYQKLRERHVSDAGTLLDGARRAMRASFQRELDAAEQNLSFLATVGSVSPYVGLFGTVWGIMHAFTGLAALAQVTLATVAPGIAEALVATAIGLFAAIPAVVGYNRFAREIDKIAIALETYIEEFSNILQRNLSANPNASVASSVAPANR, from the coding sequence ATGAACCAAGACCTTTCCATCATCAATCTCCTGCTCCACGCGAGCTTCGTGGTGCAACTGGTCGTGCTGCTGCTGGTGATCGTCTCGATCGCCAGCTGGGCCGCGATCATCCGCAAGTACTTCGCGCTGCGGCGCATGCGCGCACTGAACGACGACTTCGAACGCGAGTTCTGGTCGGGCACCAGCCTCAACGAACTGTTCGCCTCGGCCGCGCAGAATGCCAAGTTCGCCGGCCCCATGGAGCGCATCTTCGCCTCCGGCATGCGCGAGTACCAGAAGCTGCGCGAGCGCCACGTGAGCGACGCCGGCACGCTGCTCGACGGCGCCCGCCGCGCCATGCGCGCGAGCTTCCAGCGCGAGCTGGATGCAGCCGAGCAGAACCTTTCTTTCCTGGCCACCGTGGGCTCTGTCTCCCCGTACGTCGGCCTGTTCGGTACGGTCTGGGGGATCATGCATGCGTTCACCGGCCTGGCAGCGCTGGCACAGGTCACGCTGGCCACCGTCGCTCCCGGCATCGCCGAGGCGCTGGTGGCTACCGCCATCGGCCTGTTCGCCGCGATTCCGGCGGTGGTGGGCTACAACCGCTTCGCCCGCGAGATCGACAAGATCGCCATTGCCCTCGAGACCTACATCGAGGAGTTCTCCAACATCCTGCAGCGCAACCTCTCGGCCAACCCGAACGCGAGCGTTGCATCGTCGGTGGCTCCGGCCAACCGCTGA
- the ybgC gene encoding tol-pal system-associated acyl-CoA thioesterase codes for MSYAFPIRVYWEDTDAGGIVFYANYLKFMERGRTEWLRSLGVEQRKLREETGGQFVVSETQLKYHRPSRLDDELLVTAELRQLGTASLIIGQRVLSKTEQERTGASAPVLLCEGTIRIGWVDAATLRPARIPKQVTGTLERYSGSMTQPITP; via the coding sequence ATGAGCTACGCGTTCCCGATCCGCGTCTACTGGGAAGACACCGATGCCGGCGGCATCGTGTTCTACGCCAACTACCTGAAGTTCATGGAGCGCGGGCGCACCGAGTGGCTGCGCTCCCTGGGCGTCGAGCAACGCAAGCTGCGCGAGGAAACGGGCGGCCAGTTCGTGGTGAGCGAAACGCAGCTCAAATATCATCGGCCCTCGCGGCTCGACGACGAACTGCTCGTTACCGCCGAACTTCGACAACTGGGTACTGCCTCGTTGATAATCGGTCAGCGAGTGCTATCAAAAACAGAGCAAGAACGAACGGGCGCCTCGGCACCCGTCCTGCTGTGCGAAGGCACCATCCGCATCGGCTGGGTGGACGCGGCTACGCTGCGTCCCGCGCGCATACCGAAACAAGTCACGGGAACCCTCGAGCGCTACAGCGGCTCCATGACTCAACCTATCACGCCATGA
- a CDS encoding pyridoxal phosphate-dependent aminotransferase: MKISSRAERIEPFYVMEVAKAAGALAREVAHTDRPMIFLNIGEPDFTAPPLVQEAAARAVRAGATQYTQATGLDHLRERISAWYSQRFGVDVPARRIVVTAGASAALQLACLALIESGDEILMPDPSYPCNRHFVSAADGKAVLVPTTADERFQLTAEKVEAAWTDRTRGVLLASPSNPTGTSIAPDELRRIHEVVSQRGGITLIDEIYLGLSYDDAFGQTALAIDDNVISINSFSKYFNMTGWRLGWLVVPETLVPVVERLAQNLFICASTVSQYAALACFEDASIAEYERRRAEFKARRDWFIPQLDALGLSVPVMPDGAFYAWADCTSFAEKLGISGSWDFAFETMKRAHVAVTPGRDFGTAETAKFVRFSTASSMAHLQEAIERLRAMAAMAGTGAQ; encoded by the coding sequence ATGAAGATTTCATCTCGCGCCGAGCGCATCGAGCCCTTCTATGTGATGGAAGTGGCAAAGGCCGCGGGCGCACTGGCCCGCGAGGTCGCCCACACCGACCGGCCGATGATCTTCCTGAACATCGGCGAGCCCGACTTCACCGCCCCGCCCCTGGTGCAGGAAGCGGCCGCACGCGCCGTGCGTGCCGGCGCCACGCAGTACACACAGGCCACCGGCCTCGACCACCTGCGCGAACGCATCAGCGCGTGGTACAGCCAGCGATTCGGTGTCGACGTGCCGGCCCGGCGCATCGTCGTCACCGCCGGCGCTTCGGCTGCGCTGCAGCTGGCCTGCCTCGCGCTCATCGAGTCGGGCGACGAGATCCTCATGCCCGACCCGAGCTATCCGTGCAACCGCCACTTCGTGAGCGCGGCGGACGGCAAGGCCGTGCTGGTGCCGACCACGGCCGATGAGCGCTTCCAGCTCACCGCCGAGAAGGTCGAGGCCGCCTGGACCGACAGGACGCGCGGCGTGCTGCTGGCCTCGCCCTCGAACCCGACCGGCACGTCGATCGCGCCCGACGAACTGCGCCGCATCCACGAGGTGGTGTCGCAGCGCGGCGGCATCACGCTGATCGACGAGATCTACCTGGGCCTGTCGTACGACGATGCCTTCGGGCAGACCGCGCTGGCCATCGACGACAACGTCATCAGCATCAACAGCTTCAGCAAGTACTTCAACATGACCGGCTGGCGCCTCGGCTGGCTGGTGGTGCCCGAAACGCTGGTGCCGGTGGTCGAGCGGCTGGCCCAGAACCTGTTCATCTGCGCGAGCACCGTGTCGCAGTACGCGGCACTGGCCTGCTTCGAGGATGCGAGCATTGCAGAGTACGAGCGCCGCCGCGCCGAGTTCAAGGCGCGCCGCGACTGGTTCATTCCGCAGCTCGACGCGCTCGGACTGAGCGTGCCGGTGATGCCCGACGGCGCCTTCTATGCCTGGGCCGACTGCACCTCGTTCGCCGAAAAGCTCGGCATCTCGGGCAGCTGGGACTTCGCTTTCGAGACCATGAAGCGCGCGCACGTGGCGGTCACGCCGGGCCGCGACTTCGGCACCGCCGAGACCGCCAAGTTTGTGCGCTTCTCCACCGCCAGCTCGATGGCGCACCTGCAGGAAGCCATCGAACGGCTGCGCGCGATGGCCGCGATGGCGGGCACCGGGGCGCAATGA
- the nusB gene encoding transcription antitermination factor NusB, with protein MTEDTSKPSKSAGAKPRQSRVGLTSTGARKASAKSNRSRAREFALQALYQHLVGRNDPTDIDHFTRDLAGFHKADALHYDALLHGAIEGAEQLDALIRPLLDRKFEEISPIEHAVMWIGVYEFQNCLDVPWRVVLNECIELAKEFGGTDGHKYVNAVLNGLAPQLRPLEVEADRASGKAK; from the coding sequence ATGACCGAAGACACCTCCAAGCCATCCAAGTCCGCGGGCGCCAAGCCCCGGCAGTCGCGCGTCGGCCTCACCAGCACGGGCGCACGCAAGGCTTCGGCCAAGTCCAACCGCAGCCGCGCGCGAGAGTTCGCGCTGCAGGCGCTCTACCAGCACCTGGTCGGACGCAACGACCCGACCGACATCGACCACTTCACGCGCGACCTCGCCGGCTTCCACAAGGCCGACGCGCTGCACTACGACGCGCTGCTGCACGGCGCGATCGAAGGCGCGGAGCAGCTCGACGCGCTCATCCGCCCGCTGCTCGACCGCAAGTTCGAGGAGATCTCGCCCATCGAGCACGCGGTGATGTGGATCGGCGTGTACGAGTTCCAGAATTGCCTCGACGTGCCGTGGCGCGTGGTGCTCAACGAGTGCATCGAGCTGGCCAAGGAATTCGGCGGCACCGACGGCCACAAATACGTGAATGCCGTGCTCAACGGCCTGGCACCGCAGCTGCGGCCGCTCGAAGTGGAAGCCGACCGGGCTTCCGGCAAGGCCAAATAG
- the ribH gene encoding 6,7-dimethyl-8-ribityllumazine synthase yields MQGSNKGETTLDGKGLRIGIVQARFNADITDALARACLSELEALGVAASDIHHLQVPGALEVPVALQALAERGGYHALVALGCIIRGETYHFELVANESGASVSRIALDYRLPIANAILTTENLEQAVARQTDKGRDAARVAVEMARLLTTLS; encoded by the coding sequence ATGCAAGGTTCCAACAAAGGCGAAACGACGCTCGACGGCAAGGGCCTGCGCATCGGCATCGTGCAGGCGCGGTTCAATGCCGACATCACCGACGCACTGGCACGCGCCTGCCTCTCGGAGCTCGAGGCGCTCGGCGTGGCTGCGTCGGACATCCATCACCTCCAGGTGCCCGGCGCACTCGAGGTACCGGTGGCGCTGCAGGCGCTCGCCGAACGCGGCGGCTACCACGCGCTGGTGGCGCTGGGCTGCATCATCCGCGGCGAGACCTACCACTTCGAGCTGGTGGCCAACGAATCGGGCGCCAGCGTGAGCCGCATCGCGCTCGACTACCGACTGCCCATCGCCAACGCGATCCTCACCACCGAAAACCTCGAGCAAGCCGTTGCCCGCCAGACCGACAAGGGCCGTGACGCGGCCCGCGTGGCTGTCGAAATGGCTCGACTGCTGACCACCCTTTCATGA